The Pirellulaceae bacterium genomic interval CTGCATGTCGATCGCTTTAGCGACTAACGGCGGCGAACGATCATTAGCATCGCTCGCTCCCAGGCAGGCGACCGACCGCTTGACGATTCACCTAACGCTGTCCAATCATCGTTGCGAAGGCATTCTTGCCGTTCACACACGGCATTCCCGTGCTGGTTGCTTCGAGTAAGTTATGCCTTGTCAGCATCTAACCCTTTGAAACCGTTCCAAGTCTCCTCGATATTTCGACGCCTACTTATTTTCTTACTCTTGTTCACGATCAATCAAACGGCCGGTATCACACAGGAGGCTTTGCCCTTGCCTGAGCAAACGGTCAATCGTTTACCCGTCAGGATCGCTTTTGGATCCTGTGCAAATCAAACGGAACCGCAACCAGTCCTGAAGACAGCATTCCGATCGCAGCCCGATATTTTCATCTATCTTGGCGACAACGTATCGGGTGACACACGTAACAAGAGGAAACTGCGCAATCAGTACCAGTAGTCGGTCGCAAGGAAGCATTCCAAGCTTTACGGCGAAACGTCACCCTCTTATCGATTTGGGACGACCACGATTACGGTGAGAATGACGCGGGACGTGAATACCCTCAGAAGGAGGCATCACGAGAGATCTTCCTGGACTTTTGGAACGTTCCGCAAACGAGTCCGCGTCGCAAACGGCCAGGCATCGATGGAGCTCACCGGTTTGTCAGTGGAGATCGAGCTTCCCAAATCATCCTTTTAGATACGCGTACCTTTCGCGATCCTTTATTGCGAAATTCCAACCCATTGCCTCCGAAGGCAAAATACAAGAATGATTACCGTCCGAACACTGCCCCGGGTAAGTCATTGATCAGATCAACCCTATGGCAAGGGCTCAGAACGCAATTGCTGAAACCGGCAGATCTCCGCATTATCAGTTCATCAATTCAATTCGCACATCAATACAACGGATGGAGATCTTGGACCAACCTACGCCGCGAGCGGGAAAAAATTTTCAACCTAATTCGAGATACGCAGGCAGCTGGCATGGTTTTTATTTCGGGAGATGTGCATTGGGGAGAGATTTCAATGCGAAAATCACCGCATACCTAACCCCCTGCACGATATCACGGCGAGTGGAATCACTAAAGAATGGGAAACAGTCGAACCCGACATCGATCGGGTAGTCGGCCCGGCCGTGCAGGCGAATCATTTTGGCCTGATCGCGATCGACTGGCAACAAGCTGTCCCGCCACACTCACGCTGCAAATCATCGATGTTAGCGGGGCTGCGAGACTATCCCACAAAGTTGACCGAAGCGACTTACAATTTTCGCGAAGCAGTCATCGGATTGTCCCTGTGCGCAATGCGACACTTCTCTCATCGTCGCAAGTAGAACACGAAGTCAACTAGACGTGATTCAGTTTGTTCAATCCGTTGTAAGCAGCCACCTTGTAACATTCAGCTAGAGTCGGGAAGTTGAACACGTTATTGATAAAGAACTCTGCGTCTCCATCCAATGCCATAACAGCTTGACCAATATGAATTAGCTCGGTGGCACCCGTTCCAATGACGTGAACGCCAAGAATCTTGTGAGTCTCTTGATGAATCAACATCTTGAGCATTCCCAAGTCGTCTCCCAACAGTTGCCCTCGCGCGATTTCCCGATACTGTGCAATTCCTGCTTCATACGGAATACCGCTGTCAGTTAACTCCTCCTCGTTTTTTCCAACCATCGAAATCTCGGGAACAGAATAGATGCCGTAGGGAAACAGCGATGTATTATAATTACCGACTTCATCGCAGCCGAATGCATTACAAATCGCGCGTCGGCCCTGTTCCATCGATGTCGAGGCGAGTGCGGGAAATCCAATAACGTCACCTGCAGCATAAATATGCGGTATATTCGTTTGATAATTGTCGTCGACCTGCAGACGTTCCCGATCGTCGAATTCGACGCCAACCTTATCAAGGCCAAGAGCGCCGCAGACTCCCTGCCGTCCCACCGCATAGAGCAGTGTTTCCGCGCGTAATGTTTTTCCTGATTCAAGTCTCGCCAACACGAGAGGTGCTGCAGCCCTCTCAGAGTCCTGGCCCTCCGTAATCTCCTCGATACCATCCACGCGTTCACCGAGGCGCAATGTAATCCCGCGTTGTCTCAAGAAATATTGAAAAGCGCCGGAAATTTCTTGATCCAGAAATCCCAGCAGTTGACTACGTCCCTCGACAAGCGTGACCCGAACCCCGAGCGTGGCCATCGTACAAGCGTACTCCGTGCCGATGACTCCCCCCCCAACAACAATCATCGTTTTCGGAAGTTTGTCGAGAGTTAGGACTTCATCACTGGTGAAGACAGAATTGAGATTAAAGGGAATGTGAGTCGGTCGCGCAGGACGGGTACCAACGGCAATTAGAAAACGAGAGGCGCGAATAAACTGTTCGCCGTCAGGACCTTCGATCGCCAGCGTATTAGGGTCGACAAAGCGCGCCGTCCCCCACAAGAGATCAATGTTATTGCGTTCGAATTGATTGCGGATCACATCCCATTCATGCCGAATCACCGTCTGAGAAACACCAACAATGTCTGCAATCGTGATGTCGCGTTTTACCCGGTAGGCTTGGCCAAAGAAGCCTCGCTTATTGGCTCCCGTTAGGTGCAGCGCTGCTTCGCGAAGTGCTTTCGAAGGGATCGTCCCTGTATTGATCTGCGCGCCGCCAAGCACATTGGTCTTTTCGACAATGGCGACGCTGCGTCCCAGCTTGGCAGCCTGAATTGCTCCCTTTTGACCTGCAGGCCCCGTACCGATCACGACGCAGTCGTATTCCTTCATATTAGCCGTCTCCTCAATCACGCTGAATTACAATGCTGAGGGGACAGCGTGCCGCCAGACTTCGCGTCCCAAGTCCCAAAAGACTTCACTGGTGAAGCCAACTGCGGTTAGCTGGCAGCGATTTATAACAAAAGAATGGCCGCTTAACCTAGAGGGTGTTTCCTCCATACACAGCAAGGAATCGAGTAATTATCTGACAAACGGGCCCCCTCATGCCATGTTGAAGGCTCAGATCGCGGCTCATCATTGTCGAGAATCGACGATTAAAATCAGCCAGAGGAAGGTCACCTTCCTTTTCCCTCACGGCGAACACCATAAATGTTGCCACTTTGCGTCAGAAGAATTAGGATGAAAGTGGAGGGTCAAACGCTTACTGCCACCGACTTTCACGTTTCCTGTTTCGGAACAACTCAAACGAGGAGTCAACGATGGCGCATCGAGTCGACCCCGTCTGGAAAGCAACCCTCTGCCTGCTCGTCCTCGTTGTCATCATGGGCGGAATCGTTTCCCGACGAAGCGAAGCCCAAGTTCGTCTACCGCCCAATCCCCGTTTGCGAGATCCCCGTTTGCGAGATCCCCGTTTGCGAGATCCCCGTTTGCAGGATCCCCGTTTGCAGGATCCCCGTTTGCAGGATCCCCGTTTGCGAGATCCCCGTTTGCGCAACCAACGAGTTCCCAACCAGCGACAGAATCGACGGCAACAAAATGGTCAAGCAGCGGCTGCGAACAATCGACAGCCGGTTCAAGACAACGCAAATCGCGTTCAACTCTCCCAAGGTATTCGTAACTTTGTGGAACAACAGTTGATTCCGGCCTACAACGCGCAGCAATCGGCATACATTTTACAGACGGCGCAAACTCGGCTCGCACGTGCAACCGACGAACAGATTCAAGAGATTGATCGGCTCTTAAAACAGAATGACGCTCCTTCGCTGGCTGCAATTTTGACGGACGCAAGGCTTCAAACGTTAAAATTAGCCGGCAGACGAGCTCCTAAATCATCGTTAATCGAATCGATATTAGTGATCGGCGAGGTGCAGCGTCGTCTGGACGAGTTCCTCCAGGAAATCGAATCCAATCCAATCATGAAAGATCCGTTGCCCAAACCAAAACAGCTGGGCGATTTTCGTGATTTGCTCTGGACCACCCATGTGGATCGAAATCGACTTTTGGTGGCCAAGCAATTGGTTGGGGTTGGCCGTATGATCCAGAGAAAAAAAGGGCTTTCCCGCACGAAGAACTTGAGCGAAGAACGGAAAGAGATCCTCAAAACAGACTTTCGCAAGACCGATCGAAGATTCCGTAACGCGTATAACGATTTGGAGGAACGAAGTCTTGAGTTACGTGTCAAACGCATCGGATTTGCAGTTCGCATTCTGACCCGATCGGAATCGCCGAAAGATCGCTTCCTCGCCGCTTACGCGGTTGGCGTTGATGGTCCCGATCTCATTGAATTACTCGATGAAGACCGCGGAAAATTTAATCGTTCCTTTTTGAACGAAGTCGACTTAGATACGCTTGAAGCGGAGATGCACTCAGGCGTTGAAAAAGCGGGTGACTTGGTGGCCAAAAGTCGGCTCCTGTTTGCCGGGTTGCATTGGTGGCGACGAGGGCGTTACGGCAGTGGCCCCATTGCGATGGGTTTGATCAAGGGACCAGCGGCAGCGACCAATGCTGGTGCGCGTATCGGTTTATTCATGCCGACGATCGCACCCACGCCGAGTGACCCCATGAAGGCAAAAATGGGGCAAATCCCCACTTTCGATCGGAGGCATCATTATTCATGGGCTTTTCAAGACCGAGACTTTCGCGAATACATGGCAGGACAAACCCAAGAAGTCGCAATTCGTGATGTTAACGACACCTTCCAAGGTGGTCACTTTGACGGAACCATTGAAGGACAATTCTGGTGAGGTGAGTTACCCCCTGCTGCAATCTGGACGGTTGCCACGAAAGAAACCACACGAAAAACGACAACCTACACGGGCCATTTCATGCCCAAGTCAAATCCCAATTTAGCCTATCGTGTGGTTGGCTACACCGAGTACGCAAACGCATTACAACATCTGGATAAACTCGCAAGCATCGCCTCCGAAGAGGAATTCGAGGCCATTGATCAGATTGTCACGTCGGAACCAGAATTCAAAATTTACACGAATCTTGCGAGAAAGATGCAACCTCCCGATACGACGCTCATCGAATCTCCCGATTCAGAGGACGATGATTACAGTCGGCACGGTTTTCGCTGGGTGACCGCCTTAGCACGCGTCGAATTGGCCGCAATAATCGCCGGCTTCACGCAACACCGGGCCCCCTTTCATTTTGTTGCCGGTACAGGCTATGACATCGACGAGTATCGTGAATTGATCCAAGATGGGGCAAGAACGCACTACTGGGGCCTGAAGAGCGATCCAATTTTCGCGAAGCTGAGACGTCGCTTTCAAGCGAATCCGTTAACCCTGACTTACTTGCGCAGAATGAATATAGCAACAGCTTTTCTACGTGCTTCAGGAGACGTTTCAGCGGGTAAAGATTACTCGGCACAACAACTCGGGGAAGTGCAACACTATCTAAAAACACTTCAAGGAATCCGAGAACGACTCAAAGTGTCCATCACGTTGTATTTGGCCGACGTGACTTCAAGATCACGAACCGATCGCTCCCGCAGCAGTGAAAAAAAGCTGTTGCAAATGTGCAATGAGGGAATTTGCCGAGAATTCGATTGATTGTTGGTGCGATTACACCGCGGTCTGGCAAACAAGACTAACGTTGCCCACGACGAGTTGTTCAATGCAGGAACTGCCCGCTAACCACTAAACGATCAAACTCGCAGTTCCTCTTGCTGAACTTGTGACTGACTCGCAAATCGCGATCGAACTGGAGCGATCTCTGCCTTGACAAATTCAGCGACCTGATCGGGCGCTCGCCCGACAAATTGCCGCGCATCGGTCACGGAGTCAAAATCGACGCCCTGAAATGCATCGTCGGCTTGCAACCGCTGTAAAAGGTCATTCGACCGACCAAAATTTTTGATCTCACCTGCAGCGGCCTGACTATGCACTCGAATACGTTCATGCAAGTCTTGGCGATCTCCTCCCAGAGCAACCGCTGCCATCATGATATTTTCGGTTGCCATGAAAGGCAGTTCTTCTTGCAGGTTGCGAGCAATCACTTCAGGGTACACAACAAGCCCCGACGCTACATTCTGATAGATGATCAGAATTGCATCGATTCCCAAAAAAGCCTGAGGCAGCACAAGCCTGCGATTGGCGCTGTCGTCTAAGGTACGTTCCATCCATTGGGTTGAAATCGTTTGAGCAGCACTGGACTGCAGGCTTGTCACAAACCTCGCCAAGCCACAGATGCGTTCACTCCTCATCGGATTCCGTTTGTAGGCCATTGCGGAAGACCCAATCTGATGTTTTTCAAACGGCTCCTCAATTTCTTTACGATTGGCCAGAAGTCGAAGATCTGTCGCAGCCTTGTGGGCACTTTGAGCGATACCCGAAAGGCTATCGAGGACCTGAGCATCCACTTTTCTCGAGTAGGTTTGGCCCGTGACCGCATAGACCTGTTCGAAGCCGATTTTCTCGGCCACCAACCGCTCTAATTGTCGCACCTTTTCACCGTCGTTATTGAACAACTCCAAAAAACTGGCCTGCGTCCCGGTTGTCCCTTTTACGCTTCGCGCACGTAACCGATCAAGCCGATGATCCATGTCCTCCAAGTCCAACAATAAATCTTGAACCCAAAGCGTGGCCCGCTTGCCAACCGTTGTTGGCTGGGCAGGCTGCATGTGCGTGTACGCCAAGCAAGGAATCTCCCTGTGCTGCTCGGCAAAGTCAGTAAGTCGATCAATAACGCTAAACAGACGACTTCGCACCAATTCCAACGATTCTCGAAGCAAAATCAAGTCCGTGTTGTCCGTGACAAAACAACTCGTTGCACCAAGATGAATGATTGGCCTCGCATCGGGACACACATCGCCAAAAGCGTGAACGTGAGCCATCACATCGTGACGTAATTTTTTCTCATAGGATTCGGCAGCGGCAAAATCAAGATTGTCCAGCTGATCTCGCATCTGCTGAATTTGGCCAGGTTTGACGTCAAGTCCCAACTCAGCCTCCGCCTCCGCCAAAGCGATCCACAAAGAGCGCCAAGTGGTGAATTTCCGACGGGCACCCCACAATTCACTCATCTGCTTCGAGGCATAGCGAGAAATCAAAGGATTTTGGTATTCGTCGTATGTCATAGGACGCCTTGTTATTTCCAACTTCAAATCCACTCACCGACACGTGCCCCAAGCAATTTGGCCCACCACGTGTCATCCCAGAATGAGCTACCCAGAGGAGATTAT includes:
- the purB gene encoding adenylosuccinate lyase, with the translated sequence MTYDEYQNPLISRYASKQMSELWGARRKFTTWRSLWIALAEAEAELGLDVKPGQIQQMRDQLDNLDFAAAESYEKKLRHDVMAHVHAFGDVCPDARPIIHLGATSCFVTDNTDLILLRESLELVRSRLFSVIDRLTDFAEQHREIPCLAYTHMQPAQPTTVGKRATLWVQDLLLDLEDMDHRLDRLRARSVKGTTGTQASFLELFNNDGEKVRQLERLVAEKIGFEQVYAVTGQTYSRKVDAQVLDSLSGIAQSAHKAATDLRLLANRKEIEEPFEKHQIGSSAMAYKRNPMRSERICGLARFVTSLQSSAAQTISTQWMERTLDDSANRRLVLPQAFLGIDAILIIYQNVASGLVVYPEVIARNLQEELPFMATENIMMAAVALGGDRQDLHERIRVHSQAAAGEIKNFGRSNDLLQRLQADDAFQGVDFDSVTDARQFVGRAPDQVAEFVKAEIAPVRSRFASQSQVQQEELRV
- the sthA gene encoding Si-specific NAD(P)(+) transhydrogenase gives rise to the protein MKEYDCVVIGTGPAGQKGAIQAAKLGRSVAIVEKTNVLGGAQINTGTIPSKALREAALHLTGANKRGFFGQAYRVKRDITIADIVGVSQTVIRHEWDVIRNQFERNNIDLLWGTARFVDPNTLAIEGPDGEQFIRASRFLIAVGTRPARPTHIPFNLNSVFTSDEVLTLDKLPKTMIVVGGGVIGTEYACTMATLGVRVTLVEGRSQLLGFLDQEISGAFQYFLRQRGITLRLGERVDGIEEITEGQDSERAAAPLVLARLESGKTLRAETLLYAVGRQGVCGALGLDKVGVEFDDRERLQVDDNYQTNIPHIYAAGDVIGFPALASTSMEQGRRAICNAFGCDEVGNYNTSLFPYGIYSVPEISMVGKNEEELTDSGIPYEAGIAQYREIARGQLLGDDLGMLKMLIHQETHKILGVHVIGTGATELIHIGQAVMALDGDAEFFINNVFNFPTLAECYKVAAYNGLNKLNHV